A window from Drosophila miranda strain MSH22 chromosome Y unlocalized genomic scaffold, D.miranda_PacBio2.1 Contig_Y2_pilon, whole genome shotgun sequence encodes these proteins:
- the LOC117194157 gene encoding transmembrane protein 170A-like has translation MFSEAYDTDELDTIADVMGLRSQARLNTFREMWYHLFLWALFSSIFIHTCAALVAFVTLRKHKFGRFFSILILVMGFLSPASSGIISSAVIAFVHRASSLPMSPIYAMVWGLGQTIVSACLGFTRILATL, from the coding sequence ATGTTTTCCGAAGCATATGACACCGATGAGCTGGACACCATCGCCGATGTCATGGGACTCCGCTCACAGGCTCGACTAAACACATTTCGCGAAATGTGGTACCACTTATTTCTGTGGGCCCTCTTCTCATCCATTTTTATCCACACCTGTGCCGCCCTCGTGGCGTTTGTCACGCTTCGAAAGCATAAATTCGGTCGATTCTTCTCCATACTAATTCTGGTCATGGGATTCTTGTCCCCGGCTTCTAGTGGAATCATTAGCAGTGCGGTGATTGCATTTGTGCATCGCGCTTCCAGCCTGCCCATGTCGCCTATTTATGCAATGGTCTGGGGTCTTGGACAGACTATAGTCTCGGCGTGCCTGGGCTTCACCCGAATCTTGGCCACGCTCTAG